A genomic region of Candidatus Dormiibacterota bacterium contains the following coding sequences:
- a CDS encoding HD domain-containing protein, with amino-acid sequence MPTSRDDAWALLNEFTQSPHLIKHGLGVESAMRAYAPKYSGDPDTWGVVGLLHDYDYERFPEVGEHAIKGAEILKERGWPEEIWYGVLSHADYANAPRTTPMQKVLYAVDELVGFVAAVALVRPSKAVADVDVQSVKKKFKDKAFARGVHREQIFTGAEQLGVDLDQHIQMVIDAMRGNAAALGLAGAPA; translated from the coding sequence GTGCCAACCAGCAGGGACGACGCCTGGGCGCTCCTCAACGAGTTCACCCAAAGCCCGCACCTGATCAAGCACGGGCTGGGCGTCGAGTCGGCGATGCGGGCGTACGCGCCGAAGTACAGCGGTGACCCTGACACTTGGGGCGTCGTCGGCCTCCTCCACGACTATGACTACGAGCGTTTCCCCGAGGTCGGCGAGCACGCGATCAAGGGCGCTGAGATCCTGAAGGAGCGCGGCTGGCCGGAGGAGATCTGGTACGGCGTCCTCTCGCACGCGGACTACGCCAACGCGCCCCGGACCACCCCGATGCAGAAAGTGCTCTACGCCGTCGACGAGCTGGTCGGTTTCGTCGCGGCGGTGGCGCTCGTGCGGCCCAGCAAGGCGGTCGCGGATGTCGACGTCCAGTCCGTCAAGAAGAAGTTCAAGGACAAGGCGTTCGCTCGTGGCGTCCACCGCGAGCAGATCTTCACCGGGGCCGAGCAGCTCGGCGTCGACTTAGACCAGCACATCCAAATGGTCATCGACGCGATGAGAGGGAACGCCGCCGCCCTCGGGCTGGCGGGGGCGCCCGCCTAA
- a CDS encoding helix-turn-helix transcriptional regulator — MDNRTEIREFLASRRARITPEQAGLPSYAGTRRVPGLRRGEVAEMAAVSIEYYTRLERGNLAGASEAVLEGLSRALQLDEAERAHLFDLARASGMGSRWRRRPAPKQRIRPGVQLALDAITGAPAFVGNERLDILAANLLGYALYSEMFANPARPANHARFIFFDDRARAFYRDWDRAADDTVAILHTGAGRDPNDRAMSDLVGELSTRSEEFRTRWATHNVRQHFTGVKHFHHPVVGELHLLFESMQLPADTGLSLYVYSPEPGTPSVDAIRLLATWAPANKELTSSRSA, encoded by the coding sequence ATGGACAACCGGACCGAGATCCGCGAGTTCCTGGCCTCGCGGCGGGCCAGGATCACGCCGGAACAGGCAGGGTTGCCCTCCTACGCGGGTACCCGGCGGGTGCCGGGGTTGCGCCGTGGGGAGGTCGCGGAGATGGCCGCGGTCAGCATCGAGTACTACACCCGCCTCGAGCGGGGCAACCTTGCGGGGGCGTCGGAGGCTGTGCTTGAGGGCCTGTCGCGGGCGCTGCAGCTTGACGAGGCGGAACGGGCACATCTCTTTGACCTCGCCCGCGCCTCTGGGATGGGCAGCCGGTGGCGCCGTCGCCCGGCCCCGAAACAGCGCATCCGCCCGGGCGTGCAGCTGGCGCTCGACGCGATCACGGGCGCCCCGGCATTCGTCGGCAACGAGCGCCTCGACATCCTCGCTGCGAATCTGCTGGGCTATGCGCTGTATTCGGAAATGTTCGCCAACCCGGCGCGTCCGGCGAACCACGCCCGGTTCATCTTCTTCGACGACCGTGCCCGCGCCTTCTATCGCGACTGGGACCGAGCGGCCGACGACACCGTGGCGATCCTGCACACAGGAGCTGGCCGCGACCCGAACGACCGCGCAATGAGCGACCTCGTCGGTGAGCTGTCCACCCGCAGCGAGGAGTTCCGCACGCGCTGGGCGACGCACAACGTCCGCCAGCACTTTACGGGCGTTAAACACTTTCACCACCCGGTCGTCGGAGAGCTCCACCTACTGTTTGAGTCCATGCAACTGCCAGCCGACACCGGGTTGTCGCTGTACGTCTACAGCCCCGAGCCCGGCACCCCTTCCGTCGACGCGATCCGCCTTCTCGCAACTTGGGCCCCGGCGAACAAGGAGCTCACCTCAAGTAGGTCGGCCTGA
- a CDS encoding SDR family oxidoreductase, producing MTDKKVWFITGAGRGMGVDITNAALAAGNAVVATGRNSDRIRSVLGEADDLLVVKLDITDPADAQAAAQAAVERFGRIDVLVNNAGNFIAGFFEEIGSEQFRWQLETNLFGPMNVTRAVLPVMRRQRSGLVVAISSTGGIVGQEFCSAYSSSKFGIEGWIESLTPEVAPFGIRTMLVEPGFFRTDLLTPESTVYAEPSIEDYAERTRQTIAAWNSMNGQQGGDPAKLAAAIVRLANQDEVPLRFVAGADAVESVERKARDLLAQADANRELSSSLALDDVVSPVRGRP from the coding sequence ATGACGGACAAGAAAGTTTGGTTCATCACCGGTGCCGGCCGCGGCATGGGTGTGGACATCACCAACGCTGCCTTGGCCGCCGGCAACGCGGTAGTGGCCACCGGACGCAACTCCGACAGGATAAGGAGCGTGCTGGGCGAGGCCGACGACCTGCTCGTCGTCAAGCTCGACATCACAGACCCCGCGGACGCTCAGGCCGCCGCGCAGGCTGCCGTGGAGCGGTTCGGCCGCATCGATGTGCTCGTGAACAACGCCGGGAACTTCATCGCCGGCTTCTTCGAGGAGATCGGCTCGGAGCAGTTCCGCTGGCAGCTCGAGACCAACCTATTCGGCCCGATGAACGTCACCCGGGCGGTCCTGCCCGTAATGCGGCGGCAACGGTCCGGCCTCGTGGTGGCGATCTCGTCGACCGGCGGAATCGTCGGGCAGGAGTTCTGCTCGGCATACTCCTCCAGCAAGTTCGGGATCGAGGGCTGGATCGAGTCTCTGACCCCCGAAGTCGCACCGTTCGGCATCCGCACGATGCTCGTCGAGCCCGGCTTCTTCCGCACTGACCTGCTGACACCGGAGTCGACTGTCTACGCCGAGCCGTCGATCGAAGATTACGCCGAGCGCACCCGGCAGACGATCGCCGCGTGGAACAGCATGAACGGTCAGCAGGGCGGGGATCCAGCCAAGCTCGCCGCAGCAATTGTCCGCCTCGCGAACCAGGACGAGGTGCCGCTGCGCTTCGTCGCCGGCGCCGACGCCGTCGAATCCGTCGAGCGGAAGGCCCGGGACCTGCTCGCCCAGGCCGACGCCAACCGTGAGCTGTCCTCGTCCTTGGCCCTCGACGATGTCGTGAGTCCCGTCCGGGGGAGACCCTGA
- a CDS encoding SDR family NAD(P)-dependent oxidoreductase, giving the protein MTSKKLTGTAALVTGASSGIGAATARQLAELGACVALVARRRDHLEDVAAEIDRAGGTALVVEADITDRTQAEAAVRQAVERFGRLDTLVNNAGVMLLGAVVGADPEKWERMIAINVQGMLYTTHAALPHLLQAAAEGPRRVADIVNISSIAGRVAWKGYAVYNLTKFGVNGFTEALRQEVTQRHVRVGVLEPGGVATELGSHNDPQIREQMIDPFYERTEVLAPDDIADGVAYMVTRPRHTAISELWIMPTDQP; this is encoded by the coding sequence ATGACATCAAAGAAACTGACCGGCACGGCCGCTCTCGTCACCGGCGCGAGCAGCGGTATCGGTGCCGCGACCGCCCGCCAGCTCGCAGAGCTCGGTGCTTGCGTCGCGCTCGTCGCCCGCCGCCGGGACCATCTCGAAGACGTCGCTGCCGAGATCGACAGGGCGGGAGGCACCGCGCTGGTCGTGGAAGCGGACATCACCGACCGTACCCAGGCAGAGGCGGCCGTACGCCAGGCCGTTGAACGGTTCGGCCGGCTGGACACCCTTGTCAACAACGCTGGCGTCATGCTCTTGGGGGCGGTCGTGGGTGCGGACCCCGAGAAGTGGGAGCGCATGATCGCCATCAATGTCCAGGGCATGCTCTACACCACCCATGCCGCCCTACCACACCTACTGCAGGCCGCCGCGGAGGGCCCGCGCCGTGTCGCCGACATCGTCAACATCAGCTCGATCGCCGGGCGCGTCGCCTGGAAAGGCTACGCGGTGTACAACCTGACAAAGTTCGGCGTGAACGGCTTCACCGAGGCTCTGCGTCAGGAAGTCACCCAGCGGCACGTGCGCGTCGGTGTCCTCGAGCCAGGTGGCGTGGCGACCGAACTGGGCTCGCACAACGACCCCCAGATCCGCGAGCAGATGATCGACCCGTTCTATGAGCGGACCGAGGTCCTCGCCCCGGACGACATCGCCGACGGCGTCGCCTACATGGTCACTCGCCCTCGTCACACAGCCATCAGCGAGCTCTGGATCATGCCCACCGACCAGCCCTGA
- a CDS encoding GNAT family N-acetyltransferase, which translates to MAEYLPFEIRPIPPFTNEWAKLAITVYAALVDEGLYTAQEVEGMADPEQHEASWLPRNRYIQLVQLGGFLGPELVAIVDVLRRDDETAIIEELAVHPRYQDQGYGGKLVRAPVASAQRAQLPILEVFALEREPKAVSFWRHLLGAPNIGGHLILLGTRRPAKGWRLPTAEISV; encoded by the coding sequence ATGGCTGAGTACCTGCCGTTCGAGATCCGACCCATCCCTCCCTTCACCAACGAATGGGCCAAGCTCGCCATAACGGTCTATGCCGCGCTCGTCGATGAAGGGCTCTACACCGCGCAAGAGGTGGAGGGCATGGCCGACCCGGAACAGCACGAAGCGTCCTGGCTCCCCAGAAACCGCTACATTCAGCTCGTCCAACTAGGCGGGTTCCTCGGTCCCGAGCTCGTTGCCATCGTTGATGTGCTGCGCCGCGACGACGAAACCGCCATTATCGAAGAGCTCGCGGTCCACCCGCGATATCAAGACCAGGGCTACGGAGGGAAACTTGTGCGCGCGCCTGTAGCATCAGCGCAGCGCGCGCAGCTGCCGATACTTGAGGTCTTCGCGCTCGAGCGAGAACCCAAGGCGGTTTCGTTCTGGCGCCACCTGCTGGGAGCCCCCAACATCGGCGGCCACCTGATCCTACTGGGCACACGCCGACCCGCGAAGGGCTGGCGCCTACCTACCGCCGAGATTTCGGTTTAG
- a CDS encoding MFS transporter, whose translation MLGKSVIAIALASLLSDLGHETATALLPGFLTIALAAPPIALGLVEGFSDLVAAGAKLYGGKLAADGIALRAWAAGGYATTGLATALLGLIPSWPWLVLIRPIGWAGRGWRGPVRNLLLTLSVSKQQFGRAFGFERAADNAGAVIAPLVAVVLLGAFSYRPTFVFAALPGFLAAACYLLVRPVIAERGNFGVRLTGYPTAFNRLLVATAVFGSAQFAGSLFTLRAIQLLAPLNGPATAVTLAIFLYFIYNLTATAASYPAGAFADRTGRRVTLLITGFLLFAISAASLALASTAVWLLIPAFVAGGAAAGSVEVAESTLAAHQLAAADRGAGFGVLAAVNGAGDFVASVWVALVWTVAAPSIAFAGAAIVAVVGAVLAGRVSVTPEV comes from the coding sequence TTGCTCGGCAAATCGGTGATTGCAATCGCCCTTGCATCCCTCCTCTCCGATCTCGGACACGAGACAGCAACTGCCCTGCTTCCGGGCTTCCTTACCATCGCTCTTGCCGCTCCACCTATCGCGCTGGGTTTGGTCGAAGGGTTCTCGGACCTTGTGGCTGCCGGAGCCAAGCTCTATGGAGGCAAGCTGGCTGCTGACGGTATCGCATTGCGCGCCTGGGCCGCCGGGGGTTATGCGACTACGGGGTTAGCAACGGCCCTGCTCGGCCTCATTCCCTCATGGCCGTGGCTGGTGCTGATCCGTCCGATTGGCTGGGCGGGGCGGGGATGGCGCGGGCCAGTGCGCAACTTGCTGCTCACACTCTCCGTCTCGAAGCAACAATTCGGGAGAGCCTTTGGCTTTGAGAGGGCAGCAGACAATGCCGGAGCTGTGATCGCTCCCTTGGTGGCGGTTGTTCTACTCGGCGCGTTTTCCTACCGACCGACCTTCGTCTTTGCTGCTCTACCCGGATTCTTGGCAGCCGCGTGCTATCTACTGGTGCGACCAGTCATTGCTGAGCGCGGGAACTTCGGTGTTCGGCTCACTGGCTATCCGACGGCATTCAATCGCCTGCTCGTCGCCACCGCCGTGTTCGGCAGCGCCCAGTTTGCTGGGAGTCTTTTTACCCTTCGAGCAATCCAGCTATTGGCTCCCCTGAACGGTCCCGCAACCGCGGTCACGCTCGCCATCTTTCTGTATTTCATCTACAACCTGACCGCCACCGCCGCCTCTTATCCAGCCGGGGCCTTCGCTGATCGCACCGGCAGGCGCGTGACCTTGCTAATTACTGGCTTTCTCTTGTTCGCCATATCCGCTGCTTCACTCGCGCTCGCATCAACCGCAGTCTGGTTGCTCATCCCCGCCTTTGTGGCCGGCGGCGCGGCTGCCGGATCGGTTGAGGTTGCCGAAAGTACGCTGGCGGCGCACCAGCTCGCGGCCGCTGACCGTGGCGCAGGATTTGGGGTCCTGGCGGCCGTCAACGGAGCAGGCGATTTCGTGGCATCCGTTTGGGTGGCGCTGGTTTGGACGGTTGCTGCTCCGAGTATCGCTTTTGCCGGGGCTGCCATCGTGGCCGTGGTTGGGGCTGTTCTTGCTGGCCGGGTATCCGTGACTCCTGAGGTTTGA
- a CDS encoding TMEM175 family protein: MASADVPRFRNRGDSVSRLEGFSDTAFGFAITLLVVSLTVPTRFQELLQQLSGLPVFAVTFGLVATIWYAQYVFFRRYGLNDVVTVTLTLVLLFVVLFYVYPLKFLFGVVFQVGGVAFQERDAPALFLIYGLGFAGVNLVLALLYVHAYRKRDELGLTDWERLVTRLSIADNTATMMIGLLSAALAQVVPPPATGAVAGSIYFAVALPKFLAGWYAGSRARALARSPQQTPRAPEPGL; this comes from the coding sequence GTGGCCAGCGCCGACGTGCCCCGCTTTCGCAATCGAGGCGACTCGGTCTCACGGTTGGAGGGGTTCAGCGACACCGCCTTCGGTTTCGCCATCACCCTTCTGGTCGTTTCGCTAACCGTTCCGACCAGGTTCCAGGAGCTGCTGCAGCAGCTGAGCGGGCTTCCCGTCTTCGCGGTAACCTTCGGGCTGGTCGCGACCATCTGGTATGCGCAATACGTCTTTTTCCGGCGCTATGGGCTCAACGACGTTGTGACCGTCACCCTCACGCTGGTCCTGCTGTTTGTGGTGTTGTTTTACGTCTACCCGCTGAAATTCCTCTTCGGGGTCGTTTTTCAGGTCGGGGGAGTCGCCTTCCAGGAGCGGGATGCCCCAGCCCTTTTCCTAATCTATGGCCTCGGTTTCGCCGGCGTCAACCTTGTCCTCGCGCTGCTCTACGTTCACGCCTACCGGAAGCGAGACGAATTAGGGCTCACCGACTGGGAGCGCCTGGTAACGCGCCTTTCGATCGCCGACAACACGGCGACCATGATGATCGGACTGCTCTCAGCCGCACTGGCGCAGGTCGTCCCTCCGCCCGCCACCGGGGCCGTGGCCGGATCAATCTACTTCGCGGTCGCGCTGCCCAAGTTCCTTGCCGGATGGTACGCGGGTAGCCGAGCCCGGGCGCTAGCCAGATCACCCCAGCAGACACCGCGGGCCCCCGAGCCTGGTCTTTAG
- a CDS encoding M23 family metallopeptidase, whose translation MKITKVAAITGGITLGALAGAAFQFSAVSAALPAGGHSSVAVSVTVASPTASPSPRPLCPPMTLAIAFTSNVTDTSGLPMRLPWGHPGDPEGRMIEDYGAYNGGSIREQLPVHDVTTGTLQELFGHNAIDIVLDSGTPLYAVTSGNVYRMTNWTIPGGPQGYAVVVVSDVLKDDQGDAIAFLYGHVREFDVPNGEHVAAGALIAKSGGDPDDPGAGFSDMANVHFEVIESPHPLHAHAGTVNPHQFLENLYGYAANAPSPCF comes from the coding sequence ATGAAAATCACGAAGGTCGCGGCCATTACCGGCGGGATTACGTTGGGCGCGCTGGCCGGCGCCGCCTTTCAGTTCAGCGCGGTGAGCGCCGCTCTGCCTGCTGGCGGCCATTCATCGGTTGCCGTGTCAGTCACGGTCGCAAGCCCGACTGCCAGCCCCTCCCCGCGTCCGTTGTGCCCGCCAATGACGCTCGCCATCGCCTTTACGAGCAATGTGACCGACACGTCGGGCCTCCCCATGCGTCTTCCGTGGGGCCACCCAGGCGATCCCGAGGGACGCATGATCGAGGATTACGGCGCCTACAACGGCGGGTCGATCCGTGAGCAGCTTCCCGTGCATGACGTGACCACCGGAACATTGCAGGAGCTGTTCGGCCACAACGCGATCGACATCGTGCTCGACAGCGGAACCCCGCTGTACGCGGTGACGTCGGGCAATGTCTACCGCATGACCAACTGGACTATCCCCGGCGGACCGCAGGGCTATGCCGTTGTGGTCGTGTCGGATGTCCTCAAGGATGATCAGGGCGACGCCATTGCGTTCCTCTATGGACACGTCCGTGAGTTCGATGTCCCGAACGGGGAGCATGTGGCAGCGGGCGCTCTGATCGCGAAGAGCGGTGGCGACCCGGATGATCCAGGCGCCGGTTTCAGCGACATGGCCAACGTGCATTTCGAAGTGATCGAGTCACCGCATCCACTGCACGCCCATGCCGGGACGGTTAACCCGCACCAGTTCCTCGAGAACCTCTACGGATACGCCGCGAACGCCCCCTCGCCCTGCTTCTAA
- the pyrE gene encoding orotate phosphoribosyltransferase, translating into MPDRNMSQFDAHRAFDAAGAFLRGHFVYTSGRHGTDYLEKFRILEDPKATTELAGMIAQQFMPLRPELVAGPTTGGIILAYEVARQLGVNAVYVERGGSAGRVLRRGFEISPGSRVLVVDDVVTTGGSLAETHACITDAGGVVIGVGVLADRTAGRAATDVPFFACLTVDFPSYAPDACPQCAAGVPVASPRGSGKKVPA; encoded by the coding sequence ATGCCTGACCGCAACATGAGTCAGTTCGATGCCCATCGGGCATTCGACGCGGCAGGTGCCTTCCTACGGGGACACTTCGTCTACACCAGCGGACGGCACGGCACTGATTACCTGGAGAAGTTCCGAATCCTGGAAGATCCGAAGGCGACCACCGAGCTCGCCGGCATGATCGCGCAGCAATTCATGCCACTGCGACCCGAGTTGGTGGCCGGCCCCACAACTGGCGGCATCATCCTCGCGTATGAGGTTGCCCGGCAGCTTGGTGTCAACGCCGTTTATGTCGAGCGCGGCGGATCGGCAGGCCGGGTCCTACGTCGCGGCTTCGAGATCTCGCCCGGCAGCAGGGTCCTCGTGGTCGACGATGTCGTCACGACCGGTGGATCGCTCGCTGAGACGCACGCCTGCATTACCGACGCCGGCGGCGTCGTCATCGGCGTTGGAGTCCTTGCCGACCGAACGGCTGGTCGGGCCGCGACCGATGTTCCCTTCTTTGCCTGCCTGACGGTCGATTTCCCTTCTTACGCGCCGGACGCGTGCCCGCAATGCGCTGCCGGCGTGCCGGTGGCGTCGCCGCGCGGCAGCGGCAAGAAGGTTCCGGCCTAG
- a CDS encoding dihydroorotate dehydrogenase, with protein sequence MAKPLDLRVDLGGGLRLRSPVLVASGTFGYGFDAPQVDRAVLGAIVTKGTTLRPRDGNAPNRIAETPSGMLNAIGLQNPGVDHVARVYAPVWASWDLPVIVNVAGDSVDEYVAVARRLEGVLGIAGLELNISCPNVANGLQFGVDPDLAAELTSAVRAVTRLPLMVKLTPNVTDLVGVARAVEDAGADAVSATNTYVGMAIDVRRRRPVLSRGSGGLSGPAIKPLALHAVWQVAAAVRIPVIGIGGITSALDALEFLLAGAAAVQLGTVNYVRPQAAREVHDGIAEYLEERGFGDMRALPIRSASVLTHA encoded by the coding sequence ATGGCTAAGCCCCTGGATCTGCGCGTCGACCTCGGCGGGGGCCTGCGCCTGCGGAGCCCGGTGCTGGTCGCGTCGGGGACCTTCGGTTACGGCTTCGATGCGCCGCAGGTCGACCGTGCCGTCTTGGGCGCCATCGTTACTAAGGGCACGACGCTGCGACCACGAGACGGCAACGCCCCGAACCGCATCGCGGAGACGCCATCCGGAATGCTGAATGCCATCGGATTGCAAAATCCCGGCGTCGATCACGTGGCGCGAGTCTATGCACCGGTTTGGGCATCGTGGGACCTGCCCGTGATCGTCAACGTCGCCGGCGACTCGGTGGACGAGTACGTCGCGGTCGCGCGCCGCCTTGAGGGCGTGCTCGGCATTGCCGGGCTCGAGTTGAACATCTCCTGTCCGAACGTCGCCAACGGCCTGCAGTTCGGCGTCGATCCCGACCTGGCGGCCGAGCTGACCTCGGCCGTCCGGGCCGTGACGCGGCTTCCGTTGATGGTCAAGCTGACCCCCAACGTCACCGACCTCGTCGGGGTTGCTCGCGCGGTCGAAGACGCAGGGGCGGACGCGGTGTCCGCCACAAATACCTACGTTGGGATGGCGATCGACGTTCGCCGGCGCCGGCCCGTGCTGTCGCGGGGCAGCGGCGGCTTGAGCGGACCGGCGATCAAGCCGCTGGCGTTGCACGCGGTCTGGCAGGTGGCCGCGGCCGTGCGCATTCCGGTGATTGGCATCGGTGGGATCACGTCGGCCCTCGATGCGTTGGAATTCCTGCTGGCCGGCGCGGCGGCCGTGCAATTGGGAACTGTCAACTACGTCCGGCCTCAGGCAGCCCGCGAAGTCCACGATGGGATCGCTGAATATCTAGAAGAGCGTGGGTTCGGGGACATGCGCGCGTTGCCGATCCGGTCCGCGAGCGTGCTGACCCATGCCTGA